CAAGAAGACTGGCGAGAGCACCATGCAAGTGTTCGACGGCCAAGTGAATGTGCGTGAGTCGAAGTCCAACGACTTGATGAAGAGCGTGCATGAAGGTGGTTGGGTTCGGTATGCAGACGGCAAATCCAAACAAGGCGACGAGCCGAACGCTTCGCAGTTCCCTTCGCCGGGCGAAATTGGATTCCTGCGTTGGAAGACGATTCAGCAACAGCACGTCGATGACCCCAGTTTGATTGGCTGGTTCCCCTTTATCAAGCAAGCAGATCAGCAGACGCTCGTTAATGCGGTCGCCAGTTCCCCTGTTACCTCTGGTCGGATTTCTGGCCCTCGCTGGGTTTCGGGACGTTGGGATGGCAAGGACGCGCTGCTTTTCGATCGCGATACCGATTTCGTAGAGTTTGAAATTCCGGGGAAGTATCAAGAGCTAACAATTGCGGTTTGGATGCAGGTCGATCGTCTTGATCGCGAGATGATTTCAATCTGTAATTCCAACGAGGGCGATGATGGGGATTTGCACTTTCAAATGAACCGATACGGGCTACCCCGAGGCGGCATCATGGCCGCACCTCGTGAAAGCTTTGAGTGGGTCGGCAATCCTGTGCCGGTTGGCAAATGGGTGCACGTGGTTTCGGTGACTTCCCTGACACAGCGTCGAAGCGACATCTATGTCAACGGGAAGCGTGTCATGAAAAGTAAGCTGGCGGAAGGTGATTATCCAATTGAGCCTGGCGTTTGTCGTCTAGGAAACTGGTTGTCGTTTGGTCAGTACTTGGGAAGGCCTGCTCGTGTGCTGAATGGGCGCATGGACGAAGTCGCCATTTGGAGTCGCGCTCTGAAAGACGACGAAATCTCAAAGTTGGTTGACGAGGGTCGGCCCAGCTTAGTGTGGTCAAGCGAAAACCCAGCACTCGAACATCCGTTGCCTAGTCCTCGACCTTACTGACCTTTCCTCGACCTGACCTCTTCCCGCGTGGCTTCCTGCTGCGCGTCCTGCCTGACTCTCCCGCCTTCGAAATTGAACATGCCAAACAAATACCGATCTAGTGATGCGCCCAACCGCAGCGGTTGTAAGGGATTTCG
The sequence above is drawn from the Neorhodopirellula lusitana genome and encodes:
- a CDS encoding LamG domain-containing protein, coding for MKERSDSARSPSQSNRNTQSLRSDQELADLFSLAIDGAMDQDTFAKLQDRLQSDPEARKHYIRHRLLEAGMARELSVDAIGGMVDQIGFAPGAKAVEQDDLMQSACSRAVSAAADSAEIASSQAVADSLVGVATGQGNPSQEGPRGTQWISWIGQHAAVIVPWVLLVGGCLAVMFGLQAHSSFDDFKVVLPSQVGVASVEHSVSQVTAMLVDEAGAKFAGDRSTDDVVFNPGDYELLEGTVHLRFASGADLVLQAPAKLRIDDKLHTRLAFGAVRAIVPPSAIGFTVATTDVNFEDVGTEFGLSVSKKTGESTMQVFDGQVNVRESKSNDLMKSVHEGGWVRYADGKSKQGDEPNASQFPSPGEIGFLRWKTIQQQHVDDPSLIGWFPFIKQADQQTLVNAVASSPVTSGRISGPRWVSGRWDGKDALLFDRDTDFVEFEIPGKYQELTIAVWMQVDRLDREMISICNSNEGDDGDLHFQMNRYGLPRGGIMAAPRESFEWVGNPVPVGKWVHVVSVTSLTQRRSDIYVNGKRVMKSKLAEGDYPIEPGVCRLGNWLSFGQYLGRPARVLNGRMDEVAIWSRALKDDEISKLVDEGRPSLVWSSENPALEHPLPSPRPY